Below is a genomic region from Medicago truncatula cultivar Jemalong A17 chromosome 3, MtrunA17r5.0-ANR, whole genome shotgun sequence.
tcaactccaggatttccaaagcattgatgcatgtttaaattatatttttggactagtttaattaatgttttttggacttgtttagtTTACGCTTTTTTGGATAAGTAatcacttaagaacatcaaatgatttgatgTCTTGATGactatgtaatgttattttttttggctatgtaatgacttatgaacatcaaatatatgacttatgatggtatgaaaatgtctgtctttttataatcaaagtgtctgtcttttactttttactttgttcagcaaatgtatgcaccaaggatcacagtgatatctgttgtgaaaattcaaggacctatttgatgGTATTTAAACCAATTTGAGGATCGATATGATGAATATgtatataattcaaggaccaatttgattaaaatattttgacagAAAGGTTTGgttcattcattgacaacctcttttcattacaacattacatggaCATGGCACAATACAATatcattttaaacaactcaatcaaacaaaatacccctatcaatatcttaatcaacctaagctcACTTCCTACACAATCAACTTTATCCATCAACCTTGTCCTCCAAAATACACctagagcttgaagatgaataccagttgttgtagttgtttttgcccATTCGCGCACCAGCCATCAATCCTGAACACCGAATCTACAAGGCAGACCACTTAATTTATGAATTtcgaatttaataaaaaaaaattagggttctaagttttttgaattggggaagaaatttgacatcaattcatggaagaaattttggggattttgaactctatgtaaggaattataacattagggttccaaatttatatatttggggaagacaTAGCCCTTAAcgaggaagaggagaaagaaccgttactcacaaagaagggaaagagccgttgccaattttctgaaaatccatcaatttggtccttggaaattttgtgtaaatccatcaatttggtccttggaaattttgtgtaaatcaattagtttggtccctgcttgcATGGCATATGACGTGGTAAGCTTTGTCAGAGGTTAACGTTACACGTCACCTCTGTTAACAGACCAACTTAAtggagggactgatttgattgacattttgtaaattcatggactaatttgatatttcgcaaaattcacgGACGAAATTGgtcgatttttcaaaattcaaggacgaatttgaggtataaAAGTTTGAACGAAATTTTtcaaggactaaaaataaaagttaatatatttagagTGGCAAAAATTACAACTTAATTAGATGTTATGGGCATAGTCCTCAtaagtttagctcagttggtaaagacaatgcataatatatgcaaggttcgaagTTTAAActccggccaccaccaaaagaTGTTATGGGCATAAGTTCGAccatagaaaaatattataccTTAATTAGATGTTATGGGCATAAGTTAAATCTTAAGAAAAATAGTTGTTACCCATTGTGGCAATGCACCGTTCGAGGGATTAGTCTATGCAGAAGCTCGTAGAGAAAACCgattcatataaaaaataaataaaaatatttataaagtataaattttaaataagtttaaataaaataaaatgtgtcTGCAAAAACTTAAtccctccattttaaaatgagtgtcgctttaacCCATTGCACAGATTAaagaatcaaatgaaataatcattagacataacacttttactaaattgcccttattttataagaaaaagacaaatttaaagttgcattgaaaattgtgtgagagaaaaaagttgaaagaaaaaaattaaagttgtattgaaaatataaagcGACAGccgacattcattttaaaacaaatctttttggctaaagcgacactcattttaaaacggagcgAGTACTAGCGaagtctttcaattttttttttctagccaacttaaattttaatttaaatctaGAAAATGGAGTACTGTAGTAGCTTCCTTGAAAAATTTGATGAAGACAATTAAGAACCATTTAAATGATTTCTATGTATccctaaaaaaatgatttctaagtaattctttaaaaaaattgatttctatTAATGAGAGTACAATCAGAtgatttttccttaaaaaaaatatctgataTGATCTGCTTTTAATTATACAGTTTTGAATGCATTCTTATGTTCtcattactttatttattttgtattaaatttatattaaaaaataattaactacTTGAACTCTTTTTAGTGATTAGATTCATATATTTGTGTTATTGTaagtttaactcaattgatataaaCAATGCACATATATGCAAATTACATGATTCAAACCccgttaccaaaaaaaaaaaaaatcatacatttgcGCAGAGAAGTCACAAATTTTAGGTTCAAATTCAACCCTACAAATGTCATGACAATAACGTTACAATTTGTGCATATAAATATGAGATATTCTTGTATGAACTCTCACTCAACACATCATTCTTACaccaaaccaataaaaaatgacatatgttattaactttaaaaaaagtgtgattttaattAAGGAAATGGAAACATAAATGGTGGTGGGTGGTTCTTGTAGGTtaaaaaaagtggaaaaaaggagagagaaatattaaaaataacgaaaaaaaattctgatattaattctttttattattttaatgagatgtTAGATTTTAATTGGTTGGGTGTAAGAGATCACCTAATAATTTCTTTGTAAATATACAACCTTTTcataagatttatttattttatttaaatattaatgataTATCAATTATTTCAATAAGCAAATGATCGTTTTTTCTATtagtttcaaaataaaattgacgtACCAATATtcagaaaacaatttttttttgacaaagaaaacatttgtttattaaacaatattattattttttttttggtcaagattaaacaatattatttaaatcgacattatatatttttttggaaagatcacgttaaatattgataaaacactGATCATTACCAATTAACATTAATTAGTACCATTAACGTTTATTtcagaataatttttttggtttccttTGGTTTTAACTGAATTATTTGTAAACTTTTGAGCTCTTTGTTGGCACAccttgtatttaattttaaggGCTCTCTGCATGGTGTTAATATtaccttgttaaaaaaattaattagactATTATGACGGAAAAGGGGAATACTCTCCTGCTATCAAGCATAGTTTTTGGGCATTTCACTTCATTTCTTTTATGTAAGGGAATGTATGcattaattgtttttaaatttacttTATATATCATGCGAAATTATAGCCGGGCCTTCCTACAAATTTCCGTAGTCACACAAtagtaaaaaaattggtttaaatattttaaaattggatTAACTTAATGACGTAACATCACTTAgtataatttctaaaatattctatatttttatgataactaaaataaactaatctTAACTGATGagctttttctttaaaaaaaaaaaactaatgaattttcctcaaaagaaaaaaaaaaaaaaactaatgaactaatccttcaaaacaaaaactaatgaACTAATAACATATAATGAGGCAGTATACTTTTgagtttatccaaaaaaaaaaaaaaacagatggATTTTTAGAATGTGCtcgttttttttacatttcagcaTTCCCTTCCCAAAACTTGCTTATATTATTTCGTTGCagtaaaatgcataaaaaaagaaacaattttatttacaattctactttaatatttttattattgtttactACACATTAACATAAACTCCTATGATTATGCACATTAACACCTATAAATAAATCAACCTCAAACTAACACTCTCACAACATCTCAAAACATCTCACACCACCAACATCACTTCCTCTCCCTGTGTTTCAAGGTTACTTTATCTTGCACAGAAAAATGATCAAATTTTTAGCATTGGTGTTATTATTACTCCAACTAATCTTTCTCACCACATTTGCTCAAGAGCTTGAACCTGTTCTTTATGAAACCGATGGTTTTAGATTTAAGCCTTTTGTCCCCTCTAAGCCTTTTATTCCTTCTAAGCCTGGCCTTTTTAGGCCTAATCCAATTTCCGTCGATGTCCCTATTGTTATGCCCATTCCTGTTACTCCTGTCCCTATTACGCCTGTCGTTGTTACTCCTCCTGCCCCTGTTACGGTTCCCCCAATTGACCCTCTTGTTCCTGTACCACCTGCCCCTGTTGAGCCCACTGTCCCTGTTGAGTCTTCTAATCCTGTTATGCCCTCCCCTGTTGAACCTTCTACCCCTGTCCCTATTACGCCTGTAGTTGTTACTCCTCCTTCCCCTGTTACGCTTTCCCCAATTATCCCCCTTGTCCCTGCTACGCCTGCACCTGTTGAGCCCCCTGTAGACCCTTCTGCCCCTATTATTGCCCCTGTTGAGCCTCCGGTTATTCCAACATTCCC
It encodes:
- the LOC11410566 gene encoding actin cytoskeleton-regulatory complex protein PAN1; its protein translation is MIKFLALVLLLLQLIFLTTFAQELEPVLYETDGFRFKPFVPSKPFIPSKPGLFRPNPISVDVPIVMPIPVTPVPITPVVVTPPAPVTVPPIDPLVPVPPAPVEPTVPVESSNPVMPSPVEPSTPVPITPVVVTPPSPVTLSPIIPLVPATPAPVEPPVDPSAPIIAPVEPPVIPTFPPLDVAAPSYSSLPLRPTYISRRLMAVHF